In one Helicobacter ibis genomic region, the following are encoded:
- a CDS encoding UbiX family flavin prenyltransferase: MRRIVVGISGASAIYLGFRFLNILPNEIEKYLVISNGARLVLQSEDIKVDFSGVENLTIFDDTALESCISSGSFRCDCMAIIPCSSNTLAKIACGISDTLITRVAHVMIKESRKLLLAPREMPFSAIMLENMLKLSRLGVVISPPLFGSYSGRTLDDIENLILGKWCDSLGIDYDYKRWS, encoded by the coding sequence ATGAGGCGTATTGTAGTTGGCATTAGTGGTGCTAGTGCTATTTATTTGGGTTTTAGGTTTTTAAATATTTTGCCTAATGAGATTGAAAAGTATCTTGTCATATCAAATGGTGCAAGGCTTGTGTTACAGAGTGAGGATATAAAGGTTGATTTTAGCGGTGTAGAAAATTTAACGATTTTTGATGATACAGCTTTAGAATCTTGTATTTCTAGTGGGTCTTTTAGATGTGATTGTATGGCTATTATCCCTTGTTCTAGTAATACTTTAGCAAAGATTGCATGTGGGATTAGTGATACTTTAATTACTAGAGTTGCACATGTGATGATAAAGGAAAGTAGAAAATTGCTTCTTGCTCCTAGAGAAATGCCATTTAGTGCTATTATGCTAGAGAATATGTTAAAGCTCTCACGGCTTGGAGTTGTGATTTCTCCTCCGCTTTTTGGTAGTTATAGTGGGAGAACATTAGATGATATTGAGAATCTAATTTTGGGTAAATGGTGCGATAGTTTGGGGATAGACTATGATTATAAGCGTTGGAGTTAG
- the tpx gene encoding thiol peroxidase: MRIVSFKDQILQLLGDEPTLDIKAPKVLLRSRNLSYVEIAKETESQIIMSLPSLDTSVCSKQTKEINQKLASKEGFHTIIVSMDLPFAANRFCAISGISNLTFASDYANKSFGYKYGTLIGNGILEGLLSRALFVIDKGILVYKDFANDINDKLDFNKIEDFLAKTYNC; this comes from the coding sequence ATGCGTATTGTATCTTTTAAAGATCAAATCTTGCAACTACTAGGAGATGAACCAACACTAGATATAAAAGCACCAAAGGTATTGCTAAGAAGCAGGAATCTGTCATATGTAGAAATAGCAAAAGAAACAGAATCCCAAATAATAATGTCTCTACCTAGCCTTGATACTTCTGTATGCTCTAAACAAACAAAAGAAATAAACCAAAAACTAGCCTCCAAAGAGGGGTTTCATACAATTATAGTTAGTATGGATTTACCATTTGCGGCAAATAGATTTTGTGCAATTTCTGGGATTAGCAACCTAACCTTTGCTAGTGATTATGCAAATAAAAGTTTTGGCTATAAATATGGCACTCTAATAGGTAATGGAATCTTGGAAGGACTTCTAAGCAGGGCATTATTTGTAATTGATAAAGGGATCCTTGTTTATAAAGACTTTGCAAATGACATAAATGATAAGCTTGATTTTAATAAAATAGAAGATTTCTTAGCAAAAACATATAACTGCTAA
- a CDS encoding glycosyltransferase family 2 protein: MENPLVSIIIPIHNVEFYLARCLQSIINQTYKNLDIILVDDGSTDNSLNIALQYAQNDNRILIIQKPNALQSSAKNMGLEFIHGSELRECIFGNTTKVTSYTQNSFNEESKIIDKETILKHFTTNNNHIKTNLEDISTLLTQKLPEDSWIRFVDSDDYLPLDSIERCVRETQNNKHLELVSHSITNDNNTNTNDITCDSLCRYESLSYDNGLEMLKNHKKYISSFCWQGIINTNILNRYNLRHQLGIYCEDLDFGTILYALCRGFLYKNFIGYIYTIRENSTMHYTKTMPQKMPRILEPLRGHFTNYKDLGEYFLSYSKVIAALHIYRFYKQINLQDKKAYKKLFTTYILHYILLYKNKDILNLINKLKEEKLIKYPRLIFLYSKAREIYRHPSRIFKSN; encoded by the coding sequence ATGGAAAACCCGCTAGTCTCAATAATAATACCAATACATAACGTAGAATTCTACCTAGCTAGATGTCTGCAATCAATAATAAATCAAACATATAAGAATCTTGACATAATCTTAGTTGATGATGGAAGCACTGATAATAGCCTAAATATAGCACTACAATACGCACAAAATGATAATAGGATTCTAATAATCCAAAAACCAAATGCACTGCAAAGTAGCGCAAAAAATATGGGACTAGAATTTATTCATGGTAGTGAGCTTAGAGAGTGTATATTTGGTAATACAACTAAAGTTACATCATATACACAAAACTCATTCAACGAAGAATCCAAAATAATAGACAAAGAAACAATACTAAAACACTTCACAACAAACAACAATCACATAAAAACAAACCTAGAAGATATAAGCACACTGCTAACACAAAAGCTACCAGAAGATTCGTGGATTAGATTTGTAGATTCTGATGATTATCTGCCACTAGATAGTATAGAAAGATGTGTTAGAGAAACACAAAATAACAAACACTTAGAGCTTGTTAGCCACAGTATAACAAATGATAATAACACAAACACAAACGATATAACTTGCGATTCTTTATGCAGATATGAATCTCTATCATACGATAATGGACTAGAAATGCTAAAAAATCACAAAAAATATATTTCTTCATTTTGTTGGCAAGGGATTATAAATACAAATATACTAAATAGATACAACTTGCGACATCAGTTAGGAATCTATTGTGAAGACTTAGATTTTGGGACGATATTATATGCTTTATGCAGGGGATTTTTATATAAAAACTTTATAGGTTATATCTACACAATAAGAGAAAATTCAACAATGCACTACACTAAAACAATGCCACAGAAAATGCCAAGAATCTTAGAACCACTAAGAGGACATTTTACAAATTACAAAGACTTGGGAGAATATTTTCTATCATATTCTAAAGTAATTGCAGCATTACACATATATAGATTCTACAAACAAATAAATTTACAAGATAAAAAAGCATACAAAAAATTATTCACAACATACATACTGCACTACATTTTACTTTATAAAAACAAAGATATACTAAATCTAATAAATAAACTAAAAGAAGAAAAACTAATTAAATATCCAAGACTAATTTTTCTATACTCTAAAGCTAGGGAGATATACCGCCACCCTAGCAGAATCTTTAAGTCTAATTAG
- the rpsO gene encoding 30S ribosomal protein S15, with the protein MAQDSAKKKEITSAFARNPKDTGSTEVQVALLSDRIKTLTDHLKINKKDHSSRLGLRKMVSHRKRLLSYLKKSDFKRYATLIDKLGLKDRG; encoded by the coding sequence ATGGCTCAAGATTCGGCGAAAAAGAAAGAAATTACTTCTGCTTTTGCTAGAAATCCAAAGGATACAGGTTCGACAGAAGTGCAAGTAGCACTACTAAGCGATAGGATAAAAACTCTAACAGATCACTTAAAAATCAACAAAAAAGATCACTCAAGTCGTTTAGGATTAAGAAAAATGGTTTCTCACAGAAAGAGACTTCTTAGCTATCTTAAAAAGAGTGATTTTAAAAGATATGCAACACTAATTGATAAATTAGGACTAAAAGATAGAGGATAA
- the flhA gene encoding flagellar biosynthesis protein FlhA, with the protein MAKSSGAKSSLLGKIAPFFGFLTGSKDLTVVFFIVAILAIIIVPLPSALLDFFLAISIALSALIILIALYVKKPTDFSAFPTLLLIVTLFRLSLNIATTRMILSNGHMGPEAVSDIITAFGQFVVGGNYVIGVILFIILVIINFMVVTNGSTRVSEVKARFTLDAMPGKQMAIDADLNTGLIGQEEAKARRDELAAEADFYGSMDGANKFVKGDAVAGIIITLINIIGGFLIGVFQKDMSVADSASTFTILTIGDGLVSQLPALIVSTATGIIVTRFSKEGENFAAGIIDQLVNESKTLLIVGCVLLMFALVPGLPTLSLGFVGLLFLSLSLLLNKQKDGEVWKFVESMFQKLKKPKQDEELDPQAALNAAKQRQEKATQQAQQVASQPPQPQESEEARRKREEAELDKALKVTILRVSLGYQLIKFADPAQGGELVNKIRQIRKAVATELGVLVPMVHLRDNLNLEPDEYQIFLKDVEIGKGKIMPDKFLAIPGGFVGEPPDGIPTKEPVFGMDAYWIDPDKKEDAIIEGYTTIDCATVISTHIQEVIKQYAEELLTRQEVSNLVSKLGEDYPILAEEMKGVGVGIIQHVLKELLHEQIPIRDMLSISEAIANGAPAYKADLPSLVEYVRASLKRVITYNFKSDDGALKYFVLSPALEQFLLERLPDQSKIGQRLRLSPTESQSLFDAIVASYNKSVSVGASPMIIGAVPMILRKPLATFVDQYGISRKVVALSVAEIDHQSKYEILGMVDFIV; encoded by the coding sequence TTGGCTAAAAGTAGCGGTGCGAAGAGTTCATTATTAGGAAAGATAGCTCCATTTTTTGGATTTCTAACTGGTTCAAAAGATTTAACGGTTGTCTTTTTTATCGTTGCTATTTTAGCAATCATTATCGTGCCTCTACCTAGTGCATTATTAGACTTTTTCTTGGCTATATCAATTGCACTCTCCGCACTTATTATCTTAATTGCACTTTATGTAAAAAAGCCTACCGATTTTTCAGCATTTCCGACATTACTTTTGATTGTTACGCTATTTAGGCTTTCTTTAAATATCGCTACTACAAGAATGATTTTGAGTAATGGACACATGGGACCAGAGGCTGTTAGTGATATTATTACTGCATTTGGGCAGTTTGTTGTCGGTGGAAATTATGTAATAGGTGTTATTTTATTTATTATTTTGGTAATTATTAATTTCATGGTTGTTACTAATGGTTCTACGCGTGTATCTGAAGTAAAGGCAAGATTCACACTAGATGCTATGCCCGGGAAGCAAATGGCTATTGATGCGGACTTAAATACCGGACTTATAGGACAAGAAGAAGCAAAGGCAAGAAGGGATGAACTAGCAGCTGAAGCGGATTTTTATGGTTCTATGGATGGTGCTAATAAGTTTGTAAAAGGTGATGCAGTAGCTGGTATTATAATTACGCTTATTAATATAATCGGCGGATTTTTAATTGGCGTATTTCAAAAAGATATGTCTGTTGCAGATTCTGCTTCTACTTTTACTATCCTTACTATTGGTGATGGGCTTGTATCTCAACTTCCTGCACTTATTGTATCTACTGCTACGGGTATTATTGTTACACGATTTAGTAAAGAGGGAGAAAACTTCGCTGCAGGAATTATAGACCAGCTAGTTAATGAATCTAAGACTTTGTTAATTGTTGGTTGTGTTCTGCTTATGTTTGCGTTAGTGCCGGGACTTCCTACTTTATCGCTTGGGTTTGTTGGATTGTTATTTCTATCATTATCCTTGCTTTTAAACAAGCAAAAAGATGGCGAGGTATGGAAGTTTGTAGAATCCATGTTCCAAAAACTAAAAAAACCAAAACAAGATGAAGAATTAGACCCACAAGCAGCACTAAATGCAGCAAAGCAAAGACAAGAAAAAGCCACACAACAAGCACAACAAGTCGCCTCCCAACCACCACAGCCACAAGAGAGTGAAGAAGCAAGGCGAAAGAGAGAGGAAGCAGAGCTTGATAAGGCATTAAAAGTTACTATTCTTAGAGTATCGCTTGGTTATCAGCTAATTAAATTTGCAGATCCAGCACAAGGTGGAGAGCTTGTAAATAAAATAAGGCAGATTCGTAAAGCAGTTGCAACAGAACTTGGTGTTTTAGTCCCTATGGTACATTTGAGGGATAATTTGAATTTAGAACCAGATGAGTATCAAATATTCTTAAAAGATGTAGAAATTGGAAAAGGCAAAATAATGCCTGATAAATTCTTAGCAATACCGGGTGGCTTTGTTGGTGAGCCACCAGATGGGATTCCTACAAAAGAGCCTGTATTTGGTATGGACGCATATTGGATAGATCCAGATAAAAAAGAAGATGCAATTATAGAAGGATATACTACTATTGATTGTGCAACGGTGATTTCGACGCATATTCAAGAGGTAATCAAACAATATGCAGAGGAGCTATTAACAAGACAAGAAGTATCAAATCTAGTATCAAAACTAGGAGAAGATTATCCTATATTAGCAGAAGAAATGAAAGGCGTCGGCGTAGGTATCATTCAACATGTATTAAAAGAGTTGTTGCATGAGCAGATTCCTATTAGAGATATGCTAAGCATTTCAGAAGCAATAGCAAATGGAGCTCCTGCTTATAAGGCTGATTTGCCATCTTTGGTGGAGTATGTTAGGGCTTCTTTAAAGAGAGTTATTACTTATAACTTCAAAAGTGATGATGGTGCGTTAAAGTATTTTGTGCTTTCACCAGCTTTGGAGCAGTTTTTATTAGAGAGATTACCAGACCAGAGTAAAATTGGTCAAAGATTGCGCCTAAGTCCTACTGAATCTCAAAGCCTATTTGATGCTATTGTGGCTTCATATAATAAGAGTGTATCAGTTGGTGCTTCACCTATGATAATAGGTGCTGTGCCTATGATATTAAGAAAACCACTAGCTACTTTTGTAGATCAGTATGGAATCTCTAGGAAAGTAGTTGCGCTATCAGTTGCAGAGATAGATCATCAAAGCAAATATGAGATTTTAGGAATGGTAGATTTTATAGTTTAA
- a CDS encoding DHH family phosphoesterase — protein MHIHHLSHIDLDGYGCQLVSSEIYKNIATKMFFYNANYGKEVMARIEHIIKNIKQNKENKAHIIISDLNLTLSECQSLKDEIFELNLNGYSVSFELLDHHKSGAECAAKYEWYVLDTTRCATKIVYDTLSARYEVLDLTKSWLSPMVDMINSVDLWCENSYAFEFGKVAMRIIAECREFSRFMFDDDDRGYKLHLLKESSKILGLNNNYIELDNSILGIKKRYLGGELNSDSIDNLISNFQNKLLSKRAESSLVYCDGYRGFLSYGLGSISVVANLFLKTNCDFDFFIDVNTRGNVSLRANNKCDVSAIASKYFGGGGHFNASGGKIEGFKESFLYDDIKVMIEEIFKGDKYE, from the coding sequence ATGCACATTCACCACCTTTCGCACATTGATTTAGACGGGTATGGTTGTCAGCTTGTAAGTAGTGAGATTTATAAAAATATTGCAACTAAGATGTTTTTTTATAATGCTAATTATGGCAAAGAAGTAATGGCAAGAATCGAACATATAATAAAGAATATAAAACAAAACAAAGAAAATAAGGCACATATAATAATTAGTGATTTAAATCTAACTCTAAGTGAATGTCAGAGTTTAAAAGATGAGATTTTTGAGCTAAATTTAAATGGATATAGCGTTAGTTTCGAACTACTAGATCATCACAAAAGTGGTGCAGAGTGTGCAGCAAAATATGAATGGTATGTGCTAGATACTACAAGATGTGCTACAAAAATAGTCTATGATACGCTAAGTGCCAGGTATGAAGTGTTAGATTTGACTAAAAGTTGGCTATCTCCTATGGTGGATATGATAAATAGTGTTGATTTGTGGTGTGAGAATAGCTATGCCTTTGAGTTTGGCAAGGTGGCTATGCGTATAATTGCTGAATGTAGAGAGTTTAGTAGATTTATGTTTGATGATGATGATAGGGGCTATAAGCTTCATTTATTAAAAGAATCTTCAAAGATTCTTGGACTAAATAATAATTATATAGAGCTTGATAATAGTATTTTGGGGATTAAAAAGAGATATTTAGGTGGTGAGTTAAATAGTGATAGTATTGATAATTTAATATCAAATTTTCAAAATAAGCTATTAAGCAAAAGAGCAGAATCTTCTCTTGTGTATTGTGATGGATATAGAGGGTTTTTGAGTTATGGGCTAGGAAGTATTTCTGTTGTGGCTAATTTGTTTTTAAAAACGAATTGTGATTTTGACTTTTTTATTGATGTTAATACTAGAGGAAATGTGAGCTTGAGAGCAAATAATAAATGCGATGTAAGTGCCATAGCTTCTAAATACTTTGGAGGTGGAGGACATTTTAATGCTAGTGGTGGTAAGATAGAGGGTTTTAAGGAGAGTTTTTTATATGATGATATAAAGGTTATGATAGAAGAAATTTTCAAAGGAGACAAATATGAGTAA
- the purN gene encoding phosphoribosylglycinamide formyltransferase yields the protein MKKNIAILFSGNGSNLERLIRQLHNKTFIPTNEIPIHESFFISGLKRGFREARDNEDGNKFSINVALALSNKKNAYGVVRAQNQGIKTIVCESKGKDRESFDMELVNILKEHDIELCVLAGFMRILTPNFTNNFKAINIHPSLLPLYKGANGIEDSFNSPMVLGGVSVHYVTSELDSGEIIAQGVIPKYESLEIYEERIHALEHFLYPFALLEAVYRDIYGI from the coding sequence GTGAAAAAAAATATAGCAATACTCTTTAGCGGTAATGGCAGTAACTTAGAGCGATTAATAAGGCAATTACATAATAAAACATTTATCCCTACAAATGAGATTCCAATACATGAATCATTTTTTATCTCTGGGCTTAAGAGGGGGTTTAGAGAAGCTAGAGATAATGAAGATGGAAATAAATTTAGTATAAATGTAGCTCTAGCACTAAGCAATAAAAAAAATGCCTATGGTGTGGTTAGAGCACAAAATCAAGGGATTAAAACAATAGTGTGTGAAAGCAAGGGCAAGGATAGGGAGAGCTTTGATATGGAGCTTGTAAATATCCTAAAAGAGCATGATATTGAGCTTTGTGTTTTAGCTGGGTTTATGAGGATTCTTACTCCTAACTTTACAAATAATTTTAAAGCTATAAATATCCACCCTTCATTGCTCCCATTATATAAAGGTGCAAATGGTATAGAAGATAGCTTTAACTCTCCTATGGTGCTAGGGGGTGTTAGTGTGCATTATGTAACTAGTGAGCTTGATAGTGGAGAGATAATAGCTCAAGGGGTGATACCAAAGTATGAATCTTTAGAAATTTATGAAGAGAGGATTCACGCTTTGGAGCATTTTTTATATCCATTTGCACTATTAGAGGCTGTATATAGGGATATATATGGCATATAG
- a CDS encoding glycosyltransferase family 4 protein yields MAYRILHTEWSDGYGGQEMRIIAEMQEMRKRGHYVALATRDSCMILQKARELGFDTYVVPFSGKFDLRSILQLKKITQENNFQIINTHSGIDTWVGGLASLISNAKFIRTRHLSNKINSSRLNFINELADFIMTTGESVKEAMIKDNRIKSDKILSVPTGIDEERFAPMRYDKQKSRKKYNIPQEKIVVGFLGILRRFKRFDNFVSLAREIHKSYPNVYFAIGGGGVGKEYLDKLVCGYINENGEKIESAESYVGRIGFIDNPAEFLEAIDIFVLTSDSGEGVSQALMQALFMEKICIAADIGSLKDLYCDNNFILTNDATLESFIKALIDVLKKRVDIKINREFMVDNFSLSSMGNKIEGIYKRLLEC; encoded by the coding sequence ATGGCATATAGGATACTGCACACAGAGTGGAGTGATGGCTATGGTGGTCAAGAGATGAGAATCATAGCTGAAATGCAAGAAATGAGAAAAAGAGGACATTATGTAGCACTTGCTACTAGGGATTCTTGTATGATATTGCAAAAGGCTAGAGAACTTGGCTTTGATACTTATGTTGTGCCATTTTCTGGGAAGTTTGATTTAAGAAGTATTTTGCAGCTTAAAAAAATAACACAAGAAAATAATTTTCAAATCATCAATACTCATAGTGGGATAGATACTTGGGTAGGTGGTCTAGCCTCTCTTATAAGTAATGCAAAATTCATACGCACAAGACATCTATCAAATAAGATAAATAGCTCTAGGCTAAACTTCATAAACGAACTTGCTGATTTTATAATGACAACTGGTGAGAGTGTAAAAGAAGCAATGATTAAAGATAACAGAATTAAAAGTGATAAAATCCTATCTGTGCCAACAGGCATAGATGAGGAAAGATTCGCACCTATGCGATATGATAAGCAAAAATCAAGAAAAAAATACAATATACCGCAAGAAAAAATAGTTGTCGGTTTTTTAGGGATTTTGAGACGATTTAAGAGGTTTGATAACTTTGTCTCTCTTGCAAGAGAGATTCATAAAAGTTATCCAAATGTATATTTTGCTATCGGTGGTGGAGGAGTTGGCAAAGAATACTTAGATAAGCTTGTATGTGGCTATATAAATGAAAATGGAGAGAAAATAGAATCTGCTGAAAGTTATGTTGGAAGAATTGGATTTATTGATAATCCAGCAGAGTTTTTAGAGGCTATTGATATTTTTGTTCTTACTTCAGATAGTGGAGAGGGAGTATCTCAAGCACTAATGCAAGCACTATTTATGGAAAAGATTTGCATTGCCGCTGATATTGGGAGCTTGAAGGATTTGTATTGTGATAATAACTTTATCCTTACAAATGATGCGACATTAGAATCTTTTATAAAAGCTCTAATAGATGTGCTAAAAAAAAGGGTAGATATAAAAATAAATAGAGAGTTTATGGTGGATAATTTCTCTCTTTCTTCAATGGGGAATAAAATAGAAGGGATATACAAAAGACTTTTAGAGTGTTAG
- a CDS encoding glycosyltransferase family protein, with amino-acid sequence MRILCITDKQINEHETALKGIFEHHILEYCECYMVYFTKDSKVAISVDNKLIFPYSTKHRNFVKTLLRLNYNLNDFDFIIVRNFYSIAKQILPFSQKIVFWETFPHDYRRIYEAKRDKKAILRKSIEYKIKYYLHTKILEKCLAYMGSTPHFKDMFYSHLTIPTSYIPNGIDFSLCNLELIKKNISQINTPLKLLYIGSIDKNRQMLEIIDAINEVNSDFVLDIFSSSENSEMDKIKEITKQNNKIRLRDSVPFNEIFNIIPNYDIGLGIIPNTPLYSVASPIKVMEYASNGVIPLINDLPEYIRLFDENSAFFTKFDKTHITSTIESIIKTDKNKLIEKKQNLLKLAQAKLDYKNIAKDIYNFLLTL; translated from the coding sequence ATGAGAATCCTATGTATCACAGACAAGCAAATAAATGAACACGAAACAGCTCTAAAGGGGATCTTTGAACACCATATTTTAGAATATTGTGAGTGCTATATGGTGTATTTTACAAAAGATTCAAAAGTTGCAATAAGCGTTGATAACAAGCTTATATTTCCATATTCTACAAAGCATAGAAATTTCGTAAAAACACTCCTTAGACTTAATTACAATCTAAATGACTTTGATTTTATAATTGTTAGAAACTTTTATTCAATAGCAAAGCAGATTCTACCATTTAGTCAAAAAATAGTGTTTTGGGAGACTTTCCCACATGACTATCGTAGAATCTATGAAGCAAAAAGAGATAAAAAAGCTATTCTTAGAAAAAGCATAGAGTATAAAATAAAATACTATCTGCATACAAAAATCCTAGAAAAATGCCTAGCATACATGGGCAGCACTCCTCATTTTAAAGACATGTTTTATAGCCATCTTACAATTCCAACTTCCTACATACCAAATGGCATTGACTTTAGTTTGTGCAATTTAGAATTAATAAAGAAAAATATAAGCCAAATAAATACCCCACTCAAACTACTCTACATAGGCTCAATAGATAAAAATAGACAAATGTTAGAGATAATAGACGCTATAAATGAAGTAAATAGTGATTTTGTATTAGATATTTTTAGCTCTAGTGAAAATTCTGAAATGGATAAAATAAAAGAAATAACCAAGCAAAATAATAAAATAAGACTAAGGGATTCTGTTCCATTTAATGAGATATTTAATATAATCCCAAACTATGATATAGGCTTAGGCATAATCCCAAACACACCGCTATATAGCGTAGCCTCTCCAATAAAGGTAATGGAATATGCAAGTAATGGTGTAATCCCTCTAATAAATGATTTGCCAGAATATATAAGATTATTTGATGAAAATAGTGCATTTTTTACAAAATTTGACAAAACACATATAACAAGCACAATAGAATCGATAATCAAAACAGACAAAAATAAACTAATAGAAAAAAAACAAAACTTACTAAAACTAGCACAAGCAAAGCTAGATTACAAAAATATAGCAAAAGATATTTACAACTTTTTGCTAACACTCTAA